A region of Flavobacterium album DNA encodes the following proteins:
- a CDS encoding COR domain-containing protein: MSKSINDIIVEYNLKHGIAEKYLKIANIEYADFDSNVDDHIISFFNFQFLQKNQQLIALEDELNISLFRISEKDTVDPSKLSKIPPKNYYYISDDKKVIGLNLSGNNFDSIEFISQFKELEELNLNDNKIQNLSPLAKLTRLKHLQLDNNLIITLEYLRDLKALEFLTLSNNKIESVNWLTNLTKLVSLKLNGNKIKEFKQLVDLPKLLNLDLSSNEISNVSYVTNFEEIAYNLQDNKISKVPDSFFIKKTFINYKRLRHSLLHLLYVALNSSKLDSGFINNVLDLQEKTDGEVLKNTAKYRHAYDRIYNTYFTLIFNSYFEKNPIISPPLEIILEGEHSVFRYFERRDTQEREFIYDAKVTIVGEGSAGKTSLQTRLLDPQNALPKYEERTRGIKVVEYNFENFKAHIWDFGGQDVYYPVHRFFLTSDSVYVLVAATRGNVHNFEYWIPTIYQFGGNSPIIIVQNCFDGITANWNNILSIFYSNPDYNILKPYSQINLPNNNEGLEGAKNIIEETIKKLPLIGKEVVKSWVKVRDKVIEISETSPCLSFDQFRDLCREIDIEYDTNHFSDIKEIVDIGKFLHKLGIILWFNDTPLLRSYIVIKPEWLMNAVYFILDEKKSEKGFLTSVEFDEIWNDKSYIDKRDFLKSILEQFKIAFPKKSKLGEYIIPSKLKSLSDSDQWKIDINNKCIRLEYEFDFLPYGLTNQVSSDLSKYITSDDSVWFNAANFKKNDSHAQIEENRIKRMLLIKARGNDARDLVAMIMKSIDDVIDEYRGVNLKIKVLCNCNVCIGLQNPMEFDYDKIKEWINLGKDEKTCLESDEKINIRNLIYDAGFDYISKHDMLKILQENKTMKNKSINISPIINNNPQFSQNNNINIQQKIDIQYSSEFEIIKEILLDLKDEAKDNKLWQETLIECLDHFNRIEYAEDKPSQKTSLSIIERGFKKLKDLKDIVAISFLSVDIEKKFPDLLSHWEAFKSIF; the protein is encoded by the coding sequence ATGAGTAAAAGCATAAACGATATTATTGTCGAATATAACCTGAAACATGGAATAGCCGAAAAATATTTGAAAATAGCAAATATAGAGTATGCAGATTTCGATTCAAATGTCGATGATCATATCATCAGTTTTTTTAATTTCCAGTTTTTGCAAAAAAATCAACAACTTATAGCATTGGAGGACGAACTAAATATCTCCTTATTTAGAATTTCAGAAAAAGATACTGTTGATCCCTCAAAATTATCTAAAATACCTCCGAAAAATTACTATTATATAAGCGATGATAAAAAAGTCATTGGCTTAAACTTGAGCGGTAATAATTTTGACTCAATTGAATTTATCAGTCAATTTAAAGAACTTGAGGAACTTAATCTTAATGATAACAAAATTCAAAATTTATCTCCACTAGCTAAATTAACAAGGCTAAAACATTTACAACTAGACAATAATCTAATTATTACCCTAGAGTATCTAAGAGATTTAAAAGCCTTGGAATTTTTAACATTATCAAATAACAAAATTGAAAGTGTAAATTGGCTTACGAATTTGACGAAATTGGTGTCATTAAAGTTGAATGGAAATAAAATAAAAGAATTTAAACAATTGGTAGATTTACCAAAGTTATTGAATTTAGATTTATCTTCAAACGAAATAAGTAATGTATCATATGTAACTAATTTTGAAGAAATTGCGTATAATTTACAAGATAATAAGATCTCAAAAGTTCCCGATTCCTTCTTCATAAAAAAAACCTTTATCAATTATAAACGTCTTAGGCACTCATTATTACATCTTCTATATGTAGCATTAAATTCAAGCAAGCTTGATTCAGGGTTTATTAATAATGTTCTAGATTTACAGGAGAAAACAGATGGAGAAGTTTTAAAAAATACAGCAAAGTATCGACATGCTTATGATAGAATCTATAATACTTACTTTACTTTAATATTTAACTCATATTTCGAAAAAAATCCGATTATTTCTCCACCATTAGAAATAATATTAGAAGGGGAGCATTCTGTTTTTAGATATTTTGAACGAAGAGATACGCAAGAAAGAGAATTCATTTATGATGCTAAAGTGACTATCGTTGGTGAAGGAAGTGCGGGAAAGACATCGTTACAAACAAGACTTTTAGATCCACAAAATGCTTTACCAAAATATGAAGAGAGGACACGAGGCATTAAAGTTGTAGAATACAACTTTGAAAATTTTAAGGCACATATTTGGGATTTTGGAGGTCAAGATGTATATTATCCTGTCCACCGCTTTTTTTTAACTAGCGACTCAGTCTATGTATTGGTTGCAGCAACTAGGGGAAATGTACATAATTTTGAATATTGGATACCAACTATATACCAATTCGGCGGTAATAGTCCAATTATAATAGTTCAGAACTGCTTTGATGGAATTACCGCTAATTGGAATAACATATTAAGCATATTTTATTCTAATCCAGACTACAACATCTTAAAACCTTATTCACAAATTAATTTACCAAACAATAATGAAGGATTAGAAGGTGCAAAAAACATCATTGAAGAGACAATTAAAAAACTTCCTCTAATTGGGAAAGAAGTTGTAAAATCATGGGTTAAAGTAAGAGATAAAGTTATAGAGATATCTGAAACATCGCCGTGTCTTTCTTTTGATCAGTTTAGAGATCTCTGTAGAGAGATAGATATCGAATACGATACGAATCATTTTTCAGATATAAAAGAAATAGTTGACATAGGAAAATTTCTTCATAAACTTGGAATTATTTTATGGTTTAATGATACACCACTATTAAGAAGTTATATTGTAATCAAACCTGAATGGCTTATGAATGCAGTATATTTTATTTTAGATGAAAAAAAATCTGAAAAGGGGTTTCTTACTTCTGTAGAGTTTGATGAAATTTGGAATGATAAATCATATATAGATAAAAGAGATTTTTTGAAGTCAATACTTGAACAATTTAAAATCGCATTCCCAAAAAAATCAAAGCTTGGTGAATATATTATTCCTTCAAAATTAAAATCCTTATCTGATTCGGATCAGTGGAAAATTGACATTAATAATAAATGCATCAGGTTAGAATATGAATTTGATTTTTTGCCGTACGGATTGACTAATCAAGTTAGCTCTGATCTTTCCAAATATATTACAAGCGATGATTCTGTTTGGTTTAATGCAGCCAACTTTAAAAAAAATGATAGTCATGCACAAATTGAAGAGAACCGAATAAAACGAATGCTTTTGATTAAAGCAAGAGGAAATGATGCTAGGGATTTAGTTGCAATGATAATGAAATCAATTGATGATGTAATAGATGAATACAGAGGTGTTAATCTTAAAATTAAAGTACTATGTAACTGTAATGTTTGTATAGGTTTACAAAATCCAATGGAATTTGATTATGATAAAATAAAAGAATGGATTAATTTAGGTAAGGATGAGAAGACTTGCCTAGAAAGCGATGAAAAAATCAATATTAGGAACCTTATCTACGATGCTGGTTTTGACTATATAAGTAAACATGACATGCTAAAAATTTTACAAGAAAATAAGACGATGAAAAATAAAAGTATTAACATATCTCCCATTATAAATAATAATCCACAGTTTAGTCAAAATAACAATATCAATATCCAACAAAAAATTGATATACAATATAGTTCGGAATTTGAAATTATAAAGGAGATTCTTTTGGATTTAAAGGATGAAGCAAAGGACAATAAACTTTGGCAAGAAACGCTTATTGAGTGTTTAGATCACTTTAACCGAATTGAGTACGCAGAAGACAAACCTTCACAAAAAACATCATTATCAATTATTGAACGAGGATTCAAAAAGCTAAAAGACTTGAAGGACATTGTAGCTATTAGCTTTCTATCTGTTGATATAGAGAAAAAATTTCCAGATTTACTGTCTCATTGGGAAGCATTTAAATCTATTTTTTAA
- a CDS encoding DUF6265 family protein — protein MKRTTILSAILLCGVLHSCNSKKETETVETDPATVAKTYPQLEKAGWFIGNWGNTTPEGTLTESWKKKNDSVYKGQSFFVIGKDTVFAEYIDLAETNGKLIYTVSVKGQNNEAPVSFEMTSATESQMVFENPKHDYPTKITYNKINNDSLVAEISGMQKGKPAKETFTMKRQ, from the coding sequence ATGAAAAGAACTACAATTTTATCTGCTATCCTTTTGTGCGGAGTATTACATTCCTGCAATAGCAAAAAAGAAACTGAAACGGTTGAAACAGATCCCGCAACTGTAGCAAAAACCTATCCGCAGTTGGAAAAAGCCGGCTGGTTTATCGGTAACTGGGGCAACACAACGCCTGAGGGTACATTAACCGAAAGCTGGAAAAAGAAAAACGACTCGGTTTATAAAGGGCAGTCTTTTTTTGTGATCGGCAAGGATACGGTATTCGCCGAATATATCGACCTGGCCGAAACAAACGGCAAGCTAATCTATACCGTGAGCGTAAAGGGCCAGAACAATGAAGCTCCGGTATCTTTTGAAATGACATCGGCGACCGAAAGCCAGATGGTGTTCGAGAACCCGAAACATGACTACCCAACTAAGATAACCTATAATAAAATTAATAACGACTCGCTTGTAGCAGAAATTTCCGGGATGCAAAAAGGCAAACCGGCAAAAGAAACTTTCACGATGAAAAGGCAATAA
- a CDS encoding NAD(P)/FAD-dependent oxidoreductase, with protein sequence MKKYDVIIIGGSYSGLSAAMALGRTLRNVLIIDSGKPCNRFTPHSHNFITHDGEVPGVISAKAKEQVLAYPTVEFVTDTAKDATRIDGFEVTTASGLAYTSKKLLVATGVIDIMPDIKGFEDCWAKSVVHCPYCHGYEIRGKKTGIVANGDAAYHYALLVSQLTDDLSIFTNGKAEFTEEQRAKFMKNNIAINEKIIAELVHTDGYVNSIVFEDGSRQNIEAIYSKPANIQHTDIPEKLGCTINESGLIQVDDMQRTNVSGIYAAGDCTNGQRAVAIAVGSGMKAGAMINAELAMEVF encoded by the coding sequence ATGAAAAAATACGACGTTATCATCATAGGCGGGAGCTACAGCGGGCTGTCGGCGGCAATGGCCCTGGGGAGGACATTACGGAACGTGCTTATCATCGACAGCGGGAAGCCTTGCAATCGGTTTACACCGCATTCGCATAACTTTATAACGCACGATGGCGAGGTGCCGGGCGTTATTTCGGCGAAAGCCAAAGAGCAGGTGCTGGCCTACCCTACCGTTGAATTTGTTACCGATACCGCTAAAGATGCCACCAGGATAGACGGTTTTGAGGTAACAACAGCATCGGGCTTAGCCTATACTTCTAAAAAGCTGTTGGTCGCCACAGGTGTAATCGACATCATGCCGGACATTAAGGGCTTCGAAGATTGCTGGGCAAAGTCGGTGGTGCATTGCCCCTACTGCCACGGCTATGAGATCCGAGGAAAGAAAACAGGTATCGTGGCCAATGGTGATGCAGCTTATCATTATGCGCTTCTGGTGTCGCAACTAACGGATGACCTCAGCATTTTTACCAATGGCAAAGCGGAGTTTACTGAGGAACAACGGGCAAAGTTTATGAAGAACAACATTGCCATTAATGAAAAAATTATTGCTGAACTGGTGCATACCGACGGCTACGTGAACAGCATTGTCTTTGAGGACGGCAGCCGCCAAAACATCGAGGCTATCTATTCGAAGCCTGCGAATATACAGCATACGGATATTCCTGAAAAACTGGGGTGTACCATTAATGAATCCGGCCTGATACAGGTGGACGATATGCAGCGGACAAATGTTTCCGGAATCTATGCGGCAGGCGATTGCACAAACGGTCAAAGGGCAGTGGCGATTGCGGTGGGATCAGGAATGAAAGCCGGTGCCATGATAAATGCCGAACTGGCGATGGAGGTGTTTTAA
- the pyrF gene encoding orotidine-5'-phosphate decarboxylase produces MTTEQLHAEILRKKSFLCIGLDVDLDKIPQHLLDTEDPIFEFNKAIIDATHDLAVAYKPNTAFYEAYGLKGWHALEKTINYLNQRHPEIFTIADAKRGDIGNTSAMYAKAFLEDLAFDSVTVAPYMGRDSVEPFLAVKNKFTILLALTSNGGAYDFQTQKTDEGELYKTVLKTSRTWQNSGNLMYVIGATKAEYFSEVRRIVPDSFLLVPGVGAQGGSLKEVCRYGMNDIIGLLVNSSRGIIYAGNGEDFAEMARAEAYTMQQEMCEIIIDSQLSKALDIR; encoded by the coding sequence ATGACTACAGAACAACTGCACGCCGAGATACTCCGCAAAAAATCATTCCTGTGCATCGGGCTGGATGTGGACCTGGACAAGATTCCGCAGCACCTGTTAGACACCGAGGACCCTATATTCGAGTTCAATAAAGCCATTATCGATGCTACGCACGACCTCGCGGTGGCCTACAAGCCCAACACCGCATTTTATGAGGCCTACGGGCTCAAAGGCTGGCACGCGCTCGAAAAGACCATCAATTACCTGAACCAGAGGCACCCCGAAATATTCACCATTGCCGATGCCAAGCGCGGCGATATCGGCAATACTTCGGCCATGTATGCTAAGGCGTTCCTCGAGGACCTGGCGTTCGACTCCGTTACCGTAGCGCCCTATATGGGCCGGGACAGCGTGGAACCGTTCCTTGCTGTTAAGAACAAGTTTACCATACTGCTGGCGCTGACCTCCAACGGCGGCGCATACGATTTCCAGACGCAGAAAACCGATGAGGGCGAGCTTTACAAAACGGTTCTCAAAACGTCGCGCACCTGGCAGAATTCCGGCAACCTGATGTATGTGATTGGCGCGACCAAGGCAGAGTACTTTAGCGAAGTCCGCAGGATCGTACCCGACAGCTTCCTGCTCGTACCGGGCGTGGGCGCGCAGGGTGGCAGCCTGAAGGAAGTGTGCCGCTACGGCATGAACGATATCATTGGCCTGCTGGTAAACTCGTCACGCGGCATCATATACGCCGGTAATGGGGAAGACTTCGCCGAAATGGCAAGGGCAGAGGCGTACACGATGCAACAGGAAATGTGCGAGATCATTATTGACTCGCAGCTTTCCAAAGCGCTTGACATACGATAA
- the prfA gene encoding peptide chain release factor 1: protein MLDRLQFIKQRFDEVSDLVIQPDIIADQKRYVQLNKEYKDLKALVEKREEYLNVTGNLKEAQEIIADGSDPEMVEMAKMQLDEAKERLPQLEEEIKFLLIPKDPEDAKNVMVEIRAGTGGDEASIFAGDLFRMYTKYCEAKGWRTSVVDMNEGTSGGFKEIIFEVTGEDVYGTLKFEAGVHRVQRVPQTETQGRVHTSAATVMVLPEAEEFDVQIDMNDVRIDLFCSSGPGGQSVNTTKSAVRMTHIPTGLVAQCQDEKSQHKNKDKALQVLRSRLYEMELAKKQEEDAAKRSSQVSSGDRSAKIRTYNYSQGRITDHRIGLSLFDLDGFMNGNIHKMIDELQLVNNTEKLKESEVY, encoded by the coding sequence ATGTTAGACAGGTTACAATTTATAAAGCAGCGTTTTGATGAGGTGTCGGACCTTGTTATCCAGCCGGATATCATTGCCGACCAGAAGCGCTATGTACAGCTGAACAAAGAATATAAAGACCTCAAGGCGCTGGTAGAAAAACGCGAGGAATACCTCAACGTGACCGGCAACCTTAAAGAGGCGCAGGAAATAATCGCCGACGGCAGCGACCCCGAAATGGTGGAAATGGCTAAAATGCAGCTGGATGAAGCTAAAGAAAGGCTTCCGCAGCTTGAAGAGGAGATCAAGTTCCTGCTGATACCAAAAGACCCTGAAGATGCCAAGAACGTGATGGTCGAAATACGTGCCGGTACCGGAGGCGACGAGGCCAGTATCTTTGCGGGCGACCTTTTCAGGATGTACACCAAATACTGCGAAGCAAAGGGCTGGAGAACCAGCGTTGTAGATATGAACGAAGGTACTTCGGGCGGCTTCAAGGAAATCATTTTTGAGGTTACCGGCGAGGATGTTTACGGTACCCTTAAGTTCGAGGCCGGCGTGCACCGCGTACAGCGTGTGCCGCAAACCGAGACACAGGGCCGTGTGCACACGTCTGCGGCTACCGTAATGGTACTTCCGGAAGCGGAAGAGTTCGACGTGCAGATCGACATGAACGATGTGCGTATCGACCTGTTCTGTTCGTCAGGGCCGGGCGGCCAGTCGGTAAACACGACCAAGTCGGCCGTACGTATGACGCACATCCCAACTGGGCTTGTGGCGCAGTGCCAGGACGAAAAGTCGCAGCACAAGAACAAAGACAAGGCGTTGCAGGTATTACGTTCGCGCCTTTACGAAATGGAGCTTGCCAAAAAGCAGGAAGAAGATGCTGCAAAACGCAGCTCGCAGGTAAGCAGCGGCGACCGTTCGGCCAAGATACGCACCTACAACTACTCGCAGGGGCGCATCACCGACCACAGGATAGGCCTTAGCCTCTTCGATTTGGACGGCTTCATGAACGGTAACATCCACAAAATGATCGATGAGCTCCAGCTCGTAAACAACACCGAAAAGCTCAAAGAAAGCGAAGTATATTAA
- a CDS encoding Fur family transcriptional regulator: MKRRNTPAKNTILNLLKNAGNALSQEMIEAEVKGEMDRVTIYRVLNSFCEDGVTHRILSDEGKYYFALCLDCHDHEHHMHDHFHFRCVGCQKVECLEEQVTVQLPQGYRKESISSWVTGYCAACS; the protein is encoded by the coding sequence ATGAAACGCCGCAACACCCCCGCCAAGAACACCATCCTTAACCTGCTGAAAAATGCAGGCAACGCCCTGAGCCAGGAAATGATAGAAGCCGAAGTAAAGGGCGAAATGGACCGCGTGACCATCTACCGTGTGCTGAACAGCTTTTGCGAGGATGGCGTGACCCACCGCATCCTGAGCGACGAAGGTAAGTACTACTTTGCCCTTTGCCTGGACTGCCACGACCATGAGCACCACATGCACGACCATTTCCACTTCCGGTGTGTGGGCTGCCAAAAGGTGGAATGCCTTGAAGAGCAGGTCACTGTACAGCTGCCACAGGGTTACCGAAAAGAAAGCATCAGCAGTTGGGTAACGGGGTATTGCGCTGCATGTTCGTAG
- a CDS encoding helix-turn-helix domain-containing protein, giving the protein MEYKVYTPCDELTRQIRYHWSLDAGADAPKERERIFPDGCIELIFNYGELFMKHEPDGSSFLQPRGIIYGQIKSFIEVAPTGKVGLFSTRFNPAGLQPFLNFDVNDFTGKALSVGEIWGDEGIALEKEMIECADNEARKATVEAFLLKRLESIAFDTHDVEYYVDALLQNEGTISIDKLADELSIGKRQLERKFIAAVGLSPKFLSRIIRFQNTLQLIEKKEFISFTNVAYDGGFYDQAHFIKDFKEFTGLNPKQYFSENLEMAKHFVFDE; this is encoded by the coding sequence ATGGAATATAAAGTCTATACCCCTTGTGACGAACTAACCAGGCAGATACGCTATCACTGGAGCCTGGATGCCGGTGCTGATGCTCCCAAAGAACGCGAGCGTATCTTTCCTGACGGATGCATAGAGCTCATCTTTAATTATGGCGAATTGTTCATGAAGCATGAGCCGGACGGAAGCTCCTTTTTGCAGCCGCGAGGCATTATTTACGGACAGATAAAATCGTTTATAGAAGTTGCCCCTACCGGTAAGGTGGGGCTTTTCAGTACGCGTTTCAACCCGGCGGGATTACAGCCTTTTCTCAATTTTGACGTGAATGATTTTACCGGAAAGGCGCTTAGTGTCGGCGAAATATGGGGAGATGAAGGCATTGCTTTGGAAAAGGAAATGATTGAATGTGCCGACAACGAAGCCCGTAAAGCCACTGTTGAGGCTTTCCTGTTAAAAAGACTGGAGTCGATTGCGTTTGACACTCACGATGTGGAATACTATGTAGATGCCCTACTGCAAAACGAAGGTACAATAAGCATTGACAAACTGGCCGATGAGCTCTCCATTGGAAAACGACAATTGGAACGTAAATTTATCGCAGCGGTCGGGCTTTCGCCGAAGTTCCTGTCACGCATCATCAGGTTTCAAAACACACTGCAGCTTATTGAGAAAAAGGAATTCATCAGCTTCACCAATGTGGCCTACGATGGCGGTTTTTACGACCAGGCGCATTTTATAAAGGACTTTAAAGAATTCACTGGGCTGAATCCAAAGCAGTATTTCTCCGAGAATTTAGAAATGGCGAAACATTTTGTTTTTGATGAGTAA